In the Geobacter sp. FeAm09 genome, one interval contains:
- a CDS encoding SH3 domain-containing protein produces MKTITRCILFVWLLSAVAAAAAGTVSVVTRDNAIRSESRFFAPVKAKVRYGDRLTVIGRKGDWYQVSAKGVSGWVHKSAVESRSYSVSGRGGAAGGVSADEVSLAGKGFNPQVEAGYRNANKNLNYGAVDEIERLVVGEKSLETFIQQGGLIQP; encoded by the coding sequence ATGAAAACAATCACCCGTTGCATACTGTTCGTCTGGCTGCTGTCGGCCGTGGCTGCTGCCGCCGCCGGGACGGTGAGCGTCGTCACCCGGGACAACGCCATCCGCTCCGAGAGCCGTTTCTTTGCCCCGGTCAAGGCCAAGGTGCGCTACGGCGACCGTCTGACCGTCATCGGCCGCAAAGGGGACTGGTACCAGGTGAGCGCCAAGGGGGTGAGCGGCTGGGTCCACAAGAGCGCCGTTGAATCCCGCTCCTACTCGGTATCCGGGCGGGGGGGCGCCGCGGGCGGCGTGTCGGCCGACGAGGTCTCCCTGGCCGGCAAGGGGTTCAATCCCCAGGTGGAGGCGGGGTACCGCAACGCCAACAAGAACCTGAACTACGGCGCGGTGGACGAGATCGAGCGTCTCGTCGTGGGCGAGAAGAGCCTGGAGACGTTCATCCAGCAGGGAGGTCTGATCCAGCCATGA
- a CDS encoding M48 family metalloprotease produces the protein MAFLLLAGFSLAGCRLEDLTPQQIGMIASSVQTIGKAARPVSDEEEYYIGRAVAARLTATYPLYRNKRLTEYLNLVGQTLALHTEQPATFGGYHFAVLDTPEINAFACPGGTVLITRGMVASVKNEDELAAVLAHELGHVIHRDGVAAIQSSRWSQALLIIGSQAAREFSSKETAQLVSLFQGSIDDVVKTLVVNGYGREQEKNADRAALGYLAAAGYDPQGLVGYLERLQEAGRGSKGGILATHPGTDERLANVREAGVPAADRAGVPRRSKRFAETVP, from the coding sequence ATGGCCTTTCTGCTGCTGGCCGGCTTCTCCCTGGCCGGTTGCCGGCTGGAGGACCTCACCCCCCAGCAGATCGGCATGATCGCCTCGTCGGTGCAGACCATCGGCAAGGCTGCGCGTCCCGTGTCCGATGAGGAGGAGTACTACATCGGCCGGGCCGTGGCGGCCCGGCTCACCGCCACCTATCCCCTCTACCGCAACAAGCGGCTTACCGAGTACCTGAACCTGGTGGGGCAGACGCTGGCGCTCCACACCGAACAGCCCGCCACCTTCGGCGGCTACCATTTCGCCGTTCTGGACACCCCGGAGATCAACGCCTTCGCCTGCCCCGGCGGCACCGTCCTGATCACCCGGGGGATGGTCGCCTCGGTGAAGAACGAGGATGAACTGGCCGCCGTACTGGCCCACGAATTGGGCCATGTCATCCATCGCGACGGCGTTGCGGCCATCCAGTCCTCCCGCTGGAGCCAGGCGCTGCTCATCATCGGCAGCCAGGCGGCCCGGGAGTTCAGTTCCAAGGAGACCGCGCAGTTGGTTTCCCTGTTCCAGGGCTCCATCGATGATGTGGTCAAGACCCTCGTGGTAAACGGCTACGGCCGGGAGCAGGAGAAAAACGCCGACCGGGCGGCCCTCGGGTATCTTGCCGCAGCCGGTTACGACCCCCAGGGGCTGGTGGGGTATCTGGAGCGGCTTCAGGAGGCGGGGAGAGGGTCCAAGGGGGGCATTCTGGCCACCCATCCCGGCACTGATGAACGCCTCGCGAATGTTCGCGAGGCGGGCGTCCCGGCCGCGGACCGTGCCGGGGTGCCCCGGCGCAGCAAACGTTTCGCGGAAACGGTTCCCTGA
- the mqnB gene encoding futalosine hydrolase — MKPILIIAAVPQEMALLEHALTNTVRQTATTFEYAEGTIGTLPVTLCAGGAGKVNAAAATATLIERSRPRLVINTGCAGAYPGSGLSVGSLAVASNEILGDEGVQTTDGWKDLRFMGLPSLVQGKRAYHNEIPLSKHAAEKAMQLADYYGVFLMRGRFVTVSTCSGTRQRGEALARHFNAIAESMEGAAVAQVCLRAGVDCLEIRGISNLVLDRDMSAWDIPRAAEAAQRFVLKYLEDLDRPELSAFVPVTPEM, encoded by the coding sequence ATGAAACCGATTCTCATCATCGCGGCAGTGCCCCAGGAAATGGCCCTGCTGGAGCACGCCCTGACCAACACCGTCCGACAGACGGCAACCACGTTCGAGTATGCCGAGGGGACCATCGGCACGCTGCCCGTAACGCTCTGCGCAGGCGGGGCCGGCAAGGTCAACGCCGCCGCCGCCACGGCCACCCTGATCGAGCGGAGCCGGCCGCGCCTGGTGATCAATACCGGCTGCGCCGGCGCCTATCCGGGCAGCGGGCTTTCCGTCGGCAGCCTGGCCGTGGCCAGCAATGAAATCCTGGGGGATGAAGGGGTGCAGACAACGGACGGGTGGAAGGATCTGCGCTTCATGGGGCTGCCATCCCTCGTGCAGGGCAAACGGGCCTATCACAACGAGATTCCCCTGTCCAAGCACGCCGCCGAAAAGGCCATGCAGCTTGCCGACTACTACGGAGTGTTCCTGATGCGGGGGCGGTTCGTGACCGTTTCGACCTGCAGCGGGACGCGCCAGCGCGGCGAGGCCCTGGCGCGGCACTTCAACGCCATAGCCGAAAGCATGGAAGGGGCGGCCGTGGCCCAGGTGTGCCTGCGGGCAGGCGTGGACTGCCTGGAGATCCGCGGCATTAGCAACCTGGTGCTCGACCGCGACATGAGCGCCTGGGACATCCCGCGGGCTGCGGAAGCGGCGCAGCGTTTCGTGCTGAAATACCTGGAAGACCTGGACCGGCCGGAGTTGAGCGCTTTTGTGCCGGTGACGCCCGAGATGTAA